One Nostoc sp. UHCC 0302 DNA window includes the following coding sequences:
- a CDS encoding beta-ketoacyl synthase N-terminal-like domain-containing protein: protein MAASKFEAVLAQLQDEVSNCEKALLKLIQVKKNMLGNVPQTSKIKAKRQQTDIAIIGMASIFPQSKNLQEYWEKIIHKVDCITDIPASHWNVEDYYDPNPKAADKTYCKRGGFLPEIDFNPMEFGMPPNILEVTDISQLLGLVVAKAAMEDAGYGESGQFNHDRTGVVLGVALGNQLAVPLGARLQYPVWEKALKSSGLSDEDTQKIIEKIKSAYVQWEENAFPGMLANVVAGRIANRLDFGGINCVVDAACASSLGALKMAISELVEHRADMMLTGGVDTDNSVFAYMCFSKTPAVSQSQNVKPFDIGSDGIMLGEGVGMLVLKRLEDAKRDNDRIYAVIKGIGASSDGRYKSIYAPRPEGQVKALRRAYEDAGISPESVGLIEAHGTGTMVGDPAEFASIKEVFGENNPKKQHIALGTVKSQIGHTKAAAGAASLIKTALALHHKVLPPTINITKPHPKLNIDSSPFYLNTETRPWISSDAQPRRAGVSAFGFGGTNYHVVLEEYQSDRPASQNLAYRLHNSPQSVLLFASTPEQLLSRCQQTQLKLRSDAGNQHYTELIAASKSLEVPLTNARVGFVAESLAQACDFLQITIDWLTNKPQTESWEHPQGVYYRKTGMATQGKVVALFSGQGSQYLEMGREIVINFPELRQTYAQMDSLFHEDGLQPVSEVVFPTPMFEAEQKAAQIEALQRTEYAQPAIGAFSAGLYKILQQAGFKPDFVAGHSFGELTALWAAGVLSEEDYFFLVKARGQAMAAPQDPQFDAGAMLAVKGDVNQVAELIKNFPLVTIANLNSHHQVVLAGTKAEIAKVQEALRATDFSTVLLGVSAAFHTPLVAHAQKPFTKAIEQITFKKPQIPVYTNVTGKRYSDEPQVILKILKEHLINQVLFKQEIENIYAEGGHCFIEFGPRNILTSLVKDILSDRPHIAVALNASHSKSSDRTLREAVMQLRVAGLPLQNLDPYQLEQKIPTTSANKVLNVRLDSTNYVSQKTKQAFETALQNGHQVKLAPTDANQLATANILSTPVATTLNGQGNHSLSNSSDQLAEKPVTNGQVISIKDLPSDGLDLKPVQPSLEPPVNYQRAIDSLEYTLIEFNRHQRDILQVHEQSLKHQTEYTKTFFQLMQQQHLLWGNVKFTEQQAETQQLALSSSERSMMRLHDHQAETLRIHEEYLNYQQGYTHNFFQLLQQQYEQLIAEDVTKHQVMWGAEQSDRSIMVKAVSVAVPHKELATDSEPASTNGHGTNSNANHQAKLLQDIIAPIKAGEQATTERSRGGAESREAREEIISPSPSSPPVHSIDKATLSQTLLSIVTDKTGYPVEMLELDMDMEADLGIDSIKRVEILGALQEIYPDLPKPNMEELGELRTIGQVVEYLQSRTSPNLSVEVKISAVQELQTENRELKEESTQSLVLTVQSSVTSPQSPVSSPHYPLSPKGAPPSPVPNPQSPVSEIVPFNTAPELIASNEFADLSQILLTITSEKTGYPIEMLELEMDMEADLGIDSIKRVEILGAMQEMYPNLPKPNVEELGELRTIGQIVEYLQQLVGGEKKKFQSEFDQLPLIDTNIPRRTVKLKTLPRPDYLDFTLPEGHIGLITDDGSLATSKLAHSLLEQGWKVVVLSFPQSLIPQRSALTAGVTRVTLANLSEEHLQEQLQAIATNYGKIGAFIHLHPVFATNDNAPVSYLEQEKAIVKQVFLMAKHLKPSLNEAARHGRSCFCTVAHLDGAFGLDYKVNFGAIAAGLFGLTKTLRWEWPKVFSRAIDLSPAINAKQSVEHIVAELHDPNLYIGEVAYGSQGRVTLIAN from the coding sequence ATGGCTGCTTCTAAATTTGAAGCTGTCTTGGCACAGTTGCAAGACGAAGTAAGCAATTGTGAAAAGGCTCTTTTAAAGCTCATACAGGTGAAAAAAAATATGCTTGGAAATGTACCCCAAACTAGCAAAATAAAGGCGAAACGTCAGCAAACAGATATTGCCATTATTGGGATGGCCTCAATATTCCCCCAATCTAAAAATTTGCAGGAATACTGGGAAAAAATTATTCACAAAGTTGATTGTATTACAGATATTCCTGCTTCACATTGGAATGTAGAAGATTACTACGATCCCAATCCCAAAGCAGCAGACAAAACCTACTGCAAACGGGGGGGATTTCTCCCCGAAATTGATTTTAACCCGATGGAATTTGGGATGCCGCCCAATATTCTAGAAGTCACAGATATTTCACAGTTGCTAGGTCTAGTTGTTGCTAAAGCAGCAATGGAAGATGCAGGCTACGGCGAATCTGGGCAGTTTAATCATGATCGCACTGGTGTAGTTTTGGGTGTAGCTTTAGGAAACCAGTTGGCTGTTCCATTGGGTGCGAGATTGCAGTATCCAGTTTGGGAAAAAGCTCTCAAAAGTAGTGGCTTATCCGATGAAGATACGCAAAAAATCATTGAGAAAATCAAAAGTGCATATGTGCAGTGGGAAGAAAACGCCTTCCCTGGAATGTTAGCTAACGTAGTTGCTGGACGCATCGCTAACCGCCTAGATTTTGGTGGGATCAACTGTGTCGTAGATGCCGCTTGTGCTAGTTCTTTGGGTGCGCTAAAAATGGCAATTAGCGAACTAGTTGAGCATCGAGCCGATATGATGCTCACTGGTGGAGTTGATACCGACAACTCGGTTTTTGCCTATATGTGTTTCAGCAAAACTCCGGCTGTCTCGCAAAGCCAGAACGTCAAACCATTCGATATCGGCTCTGATGGGATTATGCTGGGTGAAGGTGTCGGGATGCTAGTGCTGAAGCGCCTTGAGGATGCCAAGCGAGACAATGACCGAATTTATGCAGTCATCAAAGGCATAGGCGCTTCCAGTGATGGTCGTTATAAAAGCATTTATGCACCGCGTCCAGAAGGTCAAGTCAAAGCCTTGCGTCGTGCTTATGAAGATGCCGGAATTTCCCCTGAGAGTGTCGGCTTAATTGAAGCACACGGCACAGGAACTATGGTCGGAGATCCAGCCGAATTCGCATCTATTAAAGAAGTTTTTGGCGAAAATAATCCCAAAAAACAACATATCGCCCTCGGCACTGTCAAATCACAGATTGGACATACAAAAGCTGCTGCGGGTGCGGCAAGTTTGATCAAAACAGCTTTAGCTTTGCACCACAAAGTATTACCACCCACAATTAATATCACTAAACCGCACCCTAAACTAAATATTGATAGCTCGCCGTTTTATTTAAATACGGAAACAAGACCTTGGATTAGCAGCGATGCTCAGCCAAGACGTGCTGGAGTGAGTGCTTTTGGCTTTGGTGGCACAAATTATCACGTTGTTTTAGAAGAATACCAAAGCGATCGCCCAGCGTCACAAAACCTTGCTTATCGTTTACATAACAGTCCGCAGTCGGTGCTGCTATTTGCTTCAACACCAGAGCAGTTGTTGTCTCGTTGTCAACAAACCCAACTGAAATTGCGATCTGATGCTGGAAACCAGCATTATACAGAACTGATTGCGGCATCTAAATCTTTAGAAGTTCCGCTCACTAATGCCAGAGTTGGCTTTGTTGCCGAGTCTCTCGCCCAGGCTTGCGACTTCTTGCAGATAACTATTGATTGGTTAACAAACAAGCCACAAACAGAATCCTGGGAGCATCCCCAAGGGGTTTACTACCGTAAAACTGGGATGGCGACACAGGGAAAAGTAGTGGCTTTGTTCTCTGGGCAAGGTTCACAGTATTTGGAAATGGGTCGGGAAATCGTAATTAATTTCCCTGAGTTGCGGCAGACTTATGCTCAGATGGACAGCCTTTTTCACGAAGATGGATTGCAACCAGTGTCAGAGGTTGTTTTTCCTACTCCTATGTTCGAGGCAGAGCAAAAAGCTGCTCAGATAGAAGCATTGCAGCGTACAGAATATGCACAACCCGCGATTGGGGCTTTTAGCGCAGGTTTGTACAAGATATTGCAACAAGCTGGGTTTAAGCCAGATTTTGTTGCTGGACATAGTTTTGGAGAACTAACGGCTTTGTGGGCTGCGGGTGTTTTGAGTGAAGAAGATTACTTTTTCTTGGTGAAAGCTAGGGGTCAAGCTATGGCTGCACCACAAGACCCCCAGTTTGATGCAGGAGCGATGCTGGCGGTGAAAGGAGATGTCAATCAGGTTGCAGAACTAATCAAGAATTTCCCGCTAGTCACCATTGCTAATTTGAATTCTCATCATCAGGTGGTGCTGGCTGGGACAAAAGCTGAAATTGCCAAGGTGCAAGAAGCTCTCAGAGCGACAGATTTTTCTACCGTCTTATTAGGAGTTTCCGCAGCTTTTCACACTCCACTAGTGGCTCATGCACAGAAACCCTTTACCAAAGCAATTGAGCAAATTACATTCAAAAAACCACAAATCCCGGTTTACACCAATGTCACAGGGAAACGTTACTCAGATGAGCCGCAAGTTATTCTAAAAATCCTTAAAGAACATCTGATAAATCAGGTGCTGTTTAAGCAGGAGATTGAAAATATTTATGCTGAAGGCGGTCATTGCTTTATTGAATTTGGGCCGCGAAATATTCTTACCAGCTTAGTAAAAGATATCCTAAGCGATCGCCCCCATATAGCAGTAGCATTAAATGCTAGTCATTCCAAGAGTAGCGATCGCACTCTGCGAGAAGCTGTTATGCAGTTACGTGTCGCTGGTTTGCCTTTACAAAATTTAGACCCTTACCAGCTCGAACAAAAAATCCCAACAACTTCGGCTAATAAGGTCTTAAATGTCCGCTTAGATAGCACTAACTATGTTTCGCAAAAAACGAAACAAGCCTTTGAAACAGCGCTGCAAAATGGGCATCAAGTGAAATTGGCTCCTACCGACGCCAATCAACTAGCAACAGCGAATATTTTAAGCACACCAGTTGCTACAACTCTCAATGGTCAAGGAAATCACTCGCTCTCCAACTCATCCGACCAACTAGCAGAGAAGCCAGTAACTAACGGTCAAGTCATCTCTATCAAGGACTTACCATCAGATGGGCTGGATCTCAAGCCAGTGCAACCAAGCCTAGAACCGCCTGTGAATTATCAACGAGCTATAGACAGCTTAGAGTACACCCTTATAGAATTCAATCGCCATCAACGTGATATTTTGCAGGTTCATGAACAATCTTTGAAGCATCAAACGGAATATACCAAAACCTTTTTCCAACTGATGCAGCAACAGCATTTGTTGTGGGGAAATGTTAAATTCACTGAACAACAAGCTGAAACTCAGCAACTTGCACTTTCTAGCTCAGAGCGCAGCATGATGCGACTCCACGATCATCAAGCTGAAACCCTCCGCATCCATGAGGAATATCTGAACTATCAGCAGGGATACACTCATAACTTTTTCCAATTGCTCCAGCAACAGTATGAGCAGTTGATCGCTGAGGATGTGACCAAACACCAAGTTATGTGGGGAGCAGAGCAAAGCGATCGCTCTATTATGGTAAAAGCGGTATCGGTTGCTGTACCTCACAAAGAATTAGCCACAGACTCTGAGCCAGCTTCAACTAATGGTCATGGTACAAATAGTAACGCGAATCATCAAGCAAAACTATTGCAGGATATAATTGCGCCCATCAAAGCAGGGGAGCAGGCGACCACCGAGCGTAGCCGAGGTGGAGCAGAGAGCAGGGAAGCAAGAGAAGAAATTATTTCCCCATCCCCCTCATCTCCTCCAGTTCATTCCATTGATAAAGCTACCCTGAGTCAAACTCTACTGAGCATCGTGACTGATAAGACAGGCTATCCAGTGGAGATGCTGGAGCTAGACATGGATATGGAGGCCGACTTAGGTATTGACTCGATCAAACGTGTGGAAATCTTAGGAGCATTACAAGAAATATATCCCGATTTACCGAAGCCGAATATGGAAGAACTGGGAGAACTACGCACCATTGGGCAAGTTGTGGAATATCTGCAATCTCGAACTTCGCCAAATCTCTCCGTAGAAGTTAAAATTTCTGCCGTTCAGGAACTGCAAACTGAGAACAGAGAACTGAAAGAAGAATCTACCCAGTCTCTAGTCCTCACTGTCCAATCCTCAGTTACCAGCCCTCAGTCCCCAGTCTCCAGTCCCCATTACCCCTTATCCCCAAAGGGGGCCCCACCTTCCCCAGTCCCCAATCCCCAATCTCCAGTCAGCGAAATTGTTCCATTCAATACAGCACCAGAACTAATAGCAAGTAATGAATTCGCTGACTTGAGCCAAATCTTGTTAACCATTACCAGTGAGAAAACAGGCTACCCAATAGAGATGCTGGAACTGGAAATGGACATGGAAGCAGACTTAGGGATTGACTCGATCAAACGGGTGGAAATTTTGGGAGCAATGCAAGAAATGTATCCCAATTTGCCTAAACCGAATGTGGAAGAACTGGGCGAACTACGCACTATTGGTCAAATAGTCGAGTATCTTCAACAGTTAGTTGGAGGTGAAAAAAAAAAGTTTCAGTCTGAGTTTGACCAACTACCCTTAATAGATACGAATATTCCACGGCGTACCGTCAAACTCAAAACTCTACCACGACCAGATTATTTGGATTTCACTTTACCAGAGGGACACATCGGTTTAATCACCGATGATGGTTCCCTCGCTACTTCTAAATTGGCTCATTCTCTGCTCGAACAAGGTTGGAAAGTGGTGGTTTTAAGTTTCCCCCAATCGCTTATCCCCCAACGATCGGCTTTAACCGCAGGCGTAACTCGTGTGACACTAGCAAACTTGAGTGAAGAACATCTCCAAGAACAACTGCAAGCGATCGCAACTAACTACGGAAAAATTGGGGCTTTCATTCATCTACATCCTGTATTTGCGACAAATGACAACGCCCCGGTTTCTTATCTTGAACAAGAAAAGGCGATTGTTAAACAAGTATTTTTGATGGCAAAACATCTCAAACCATCTTTGAATGAAGCAGCGCGTCATGGACGTAGTTGTTTCTGCACAGTCGCCCATCTTGATGGAGCCTTTGGGTTAGATTATAAAGTCAATTTTGGTGCGATCGCTGCTGGTCTATTTGGTTTGACTAAGACTCTGAGATGGGAATGGCCAAAAGTATTTTCT